One part of the Flavobacteriales bacterium genome encodes these proteins:
- a CDS encoding S24 family peptidase produces MVNNFTTIKDRVIQIIDNKEVSKESFFRTIGMTSANFRGKAKETPLNSNAIKEIITNYPEINLQWLITGEGEMVKEDSAQPVSAFNLKTDSNISQQRIPLYNIEATAGLIPLFDNHSQIETEEYISIPHVPRCDGALFVTGDSMYPLLKSGDIVAYQKVHDKRNYIFWGEMYLISVDMGGEEYVTVKYVQKSDEGKEYIKLVSQNSHHQPQDVHIDDVRALALVKASIRINSM; encoded by the coding sequence ATGGTAAATAATTTTACTACTATTAAAGACAGAGTAATACAAATAATTGATAATAAAGAAGTTAGTAAAGAAAGTTTTTTTAGGACTATAGGCATGACTTCTGCTAATTTTAGGGGTAAAGCAAAAGAAACACCTCTAAACTCTAATGCAATTAAAGAGATAATAACAAACTACCCCGAAATAAATTTACAATGGCTAATCACAGGGGAAGGTGAAATGGTTAAAGAAGATTCAGCACAGCCTGTAAGTGCTTTTAACTTGAAAACGGACAGCAATATTAGTCAACAAAGAATACCCTTATATAATATAGAAGCAACAGCAGGATTAATCCCTTTGTTTGATAATCATAGTCAAATAGAAACAGAAGAGTATATTAGCATTCCTCATGTTCCAAGGTGTGATGGCGCTTTATTTGTAACTGGAGACAGTATGTATCCATTATTGAAAAGTGGTGATATAGTCGCTTATCAAAAGGTACATGATAAAAGAAATTATATTTTTTGGGGAGAAATGTATTTAATTTCAGTTGATATGGGAGGTGAAGAATATGTTACTGTTAAATACGTTCAAAAATCAGATGAAGGAAAGGAATATATAAAATTAGTATCTCAAAATTCACACCATCAACCTCAGGATGTACATATTGATGATGTAAGGGCTTTAGCATTAGTAAAAGCTTCTATAAGAATAAACTCAATGTAA
- a CDS encoding ATP-binding protein translates to MEHVQKQRVREDLKNFINQSGSQNKAANRLKGVSAATLSQIVNDNWELINDSMWNKIAAQIQSQKKPWQFAMTKDAQTLFHVFDDAKQHNLVISIVGSEGTGKSESAKRFTQDNKDVYLLNCNEYWDRRWFLKELLKAMGKDPAGMVMAEMMEVAVLTLEGKDCPQIILDEADKLRDQVFYFFITLYNRLQDKCSIVLMATQYLQKRIKRGLSLNKKGYREIYSRLGKRFIELDGVNFTDVVMICQANQVENKTIIKQIYDDCDNDIRRVKRKIHAYKRSLQMN, encoded by the coding sequence ATGGAACACGTACAAAAACAAAGAGTTAGAGAGGATTTAAAAAACTTTATTAATCAATCAGGTTCGCAGAATAAAGCTGCCAACAGATTGAAAGGAGTAAGTGCAGCAACGTTATCACAAATAGTAAATGATAATTGGGAGTTAATTAATGATTCCATGTGGAATAAAATAGCTGCTCAAATTCAAAGCCAAAAGAAACCATGGCAATTTGCTATGACTAAAGATGCCCAAACATTGTTTCATGTTTTTGATGATGCTAAACAACATAATCTAGTTATATCAATTGTTGGTTCAGAAGGTACAGGAAAATCAGAAAGCGCCAAAAGATTTACTCAAGACAATAAAGATGTCTATTTGTTGAACTGTAACGAGTACTGGGATAGAAGATGGTTTTTAAAAGAGTTATTAAAAGCTATGGGAAAAGACCCTGCTGGTATGGTGATGGCAGAAATGATGGAAGTAGCTGTCCTTACTTTAGAGGGAAAAGATTGTCCACAAATCATATTAGATGAAGCGGATAAATTAAGGGATCAGGTATTTTATTTCTTCATTACATTATACAATAGACTTCAAGATAAATGCTCTATTGTGCTAATGGCAACTCAATACCTTCAAAAGAGAATTAAGCGAGGACTGTCATTAAATAAAAAAGGGTATCGTGAGATTTATTCGAGACTAGGAAAACGTTTTATTGAATTAGATGGGGTCAATTTTACTGATGTTGTGATGATCTGTCAAGCTAATCAAGTGGAAAATAAAACCATAATAAAGCAGATTTATGATGATTGTGATAACGATATAAGGAGAGTAAAAAGAAAGATTCACGCATATAAAAGGTCATTACAAATGAATTAA
- a CDS encoding Mu transposase C-terminal domain-containing protein, protein MNNYRNLIRRKWLQVIRRGGNGRTALVSYDSIPERFKKVIVDKFGDPRETTKQSRIKDKLVTDLKAAEYFNNYTLDNGSALPEKAKKEYLANACVLNALHKVINETKSVRGKVKNAWIESSDAIQKLPKHTYPHTLPKNVQSLKRKHKKYIAEGYESLIHKGFCNDNSEKITEDAKVWVISRWADRVAVCANMEQLLFEYNQLAIQKGWKTLKEEKTLYNYLNKEGVKHLWYGHRHGDAVSKEKFVYQHSTILPTMRDSLWYSDGTKLNYFYLDKDGKVATCQVYEIMDAYSEVLLGYHISKSEDYVTQYHAYKMAVQISGHRPYQLGFDGQGGHKKLKSGNFLTKLSRLAIRTQPYNGKSKTIENAFFRFQSQFLKRDWFFTGQNITAKRQESKMNREFINANKANLPTFEEVVEIYKKRRQEWNEALHPKTRVPRLEMYNQSTNPNTSAINLWDMVDLFWVEREKPVICTAYGISFTEKKQKHTYVVYREDSLPDVEWLRNNVDKKFHIKYDPEDMSMVYLYENTPLGLRFVSEARIKVEIHRGKQEQESWEAEYYKKVEELKKQSRLAADEKMDSLLESEGRAAHQYGLNSPSLLGLKNKREKVANNIGKIQKEESNYIYIEEEDKTDNSFNHFDKY, encoded by the coding sequence ATGAATAACTATAGGAATTTAATAAGAAGAAAATGGCTTCAAGTCATTCGCCGTGGAGGCAATGGTCGTACAGCTTTAGTTTCTTACGATTCAATACCTGAACGCTTTAAAAAAGTTATTGTTGACAAATTTGGAGACCCAAGAGAAACAACTAAACAAAGTCGAATAAAAGATAAGTTAGTTACAGATTTAAAAGCAGCTGAGTATTTTAATAACTACACTTTGGACAACGGCTCTGCCCTACCTGAAAAAGCAAAAAAAGAATATTTAGCAAATGCTTGTGTTTTAAATGCCTTACACAAAGTAATTAACGAAACAAAATCAGTTAGAGGGAAAGTAAAAAATGCCTGGATAGAATCTTCAGATGCTATTCAAAAACTACCAAAGCACACTTACCCACATACTTTGCCTAAAAATGTTCAAAGTTTAAAGCGTAAGCACAAAAAGTATATTGCTGAGGGTTACGAATCATTAATTCATAAAGGGTTCTGTAACGACAATTCAGAGAAGATAACAGAAGATGCAAAAGTTTGGGTAATATCTCGTTGGGCTGACCGTGTGGCAGTTTGTGCCAATATGGAACAGCTCCTTTTTGAATACAATCAGTTAGCTATACAAAAAGGTTGGAAAACACTAAAAGAAGAGAAAACACTTTACAATTACCTAAATAAAGAAGGAGTAAAACACTTGTGGTATGGTCACAGACATGGCGATGCAGTTAGTAAAGAAAAATTTGTTTATCAGCATTCAACCATATTACCAACAATGCGCGATTCTTTATGGTATTCAGATGGAACAAAGCTTAACTATTTCTATTTAGACAAAGATGGTAAAGTGGCAACCTGCCAAGTTTATGAAATAATGGATGCTTATAGTGAGGTATTGCTAGGGTACCACATTAGCAAAAGTGAAGATTATGTTACCCAATATCATGCTTATAAAATGGCTGTTCAAATTTCAGGACACAGACCTTATCAATTAGGTTTTGATGGTCAAGGAGGACACAAGAAATTGAAGTCAGGTAATTTCTTAACCAAGCTTTCACGATTAGCAATAAGAACTCAACCATATAATGGTAAATCGAAAACAATTGAAAACGCCTTTTTTAGATTTCAATCTCAGTTTTTAAAACGTGATTGGTTTTTTACTGGACAAAATATAACTGCTAAAAGACAAGAAAGTAAAATGAACAGAGAGTTCATAAATGCTAACAAAGCTAATCTACCAACTTTTGAAGAGGTTGTCGAAATATATAAAAAGAGAAGACAAGAATGGAACGAAGCATTACATCCTAAAACAAGAGTTCCGCGATTAGAAATGTATAACCAAAGTACAAACCCTAATACATCAGCAATAAACCTTTGGGATATGGTAGATTTATTTTGGGTTGAACGTGAAAAACCTGTTATCTGCACAGCTTACGGAATCAGTTTTACTGAGAAAAAGCAAAAGCATACTTATGTGGTTTACCGTGAAGATAGTTTACCTGATGTTGAATGGCTTAGAAATAATGTAGATAAGAAGTTTCATATCAAATATGACCCTGAGGATATGTCTATGGTTTATCTCTATGAAAACACACCGCTAGGATTAAGGTTTGTAAGTGAAGCGAGAATAAAAGTTGAAATCCACAGAGGCAAGCAAGAACAGGAATCTTGGGAAGCTGAATACTATAAAAAAGTTGAAGAACTGAAAAAACAATCTCGATTAGCTGCTGATGAAAAAATGGATAGCCTACTTGAATCGGAAGGACGTGCAGCTCATCAATATGGATTAAATAGTCCATCCCTATTAGGATTAAAAAACAAACGAGAAAAAGTTGCCAATAACATTGGAAAAATCCAAAAAGAAGAAAGCAACTATATCTATATCGAAGAAGAAGACAAAACAGATAATTCATTTAATCATTTTGACAAATATTAA
- a CDS encoding helix-turn-helix domain-containing protein: MSELKYKYHPVIPDLKISEDGTSIIWKDAPVLIRNYTKNGKVYPRVNIIGRTFMVSRLVCYTFNGPPPENESIVKHIHGDSNHYKNLMWELSGSNNPLIQRKMSEKDKIEAARLLKKGKTKKAVAEQFKVSISTIKRLKRVYT; this comes from the coding sequence ATGAGTGAATTAAAGTATAAATATCATCCTGTAATTCCTGATTTAAAAATCTCTGAAGATGGAACCTCCATTATATGGAAAGATGCCCCTGTTTTAATCAGAAACTACACAAAAAACGGAAAGGTCTATCCAAGGGTAAATATTATCGGACGAACATTTATGGTTTCACGATTAGTTTGCTACACTTTCAATGGTCCACCTCCTGAAAATGAAAGCATAGTAAAACACATTCACGGAGATAGCAACCACTATAAAAACTTAATGTGGGAATTATCAGGAAGTAATAATCCGCTTATTCAGCGGAAGATGTCAGAAAAAGATAAAATCGAAGCCGCAAGGCTATTAAAAAAAGGAAAAACAAAGAAAGCTGTAGCAGAACAATTCAAAGTCAGCATTAGCACAATTAAAAGATTAAAAAGAGTTTATACATGA
- a CDS encoding aminopeptidase, protein MQLLQNLCNIHAPAGNEVALKNFILQYIAEHQSTWKTQPEIFHGDGFQDCIVLKFGTPRTAIYAHMDSIGFTVKYGKELVKIGGPVLEEGTVLIGEDRHGKIEAELVVIEDENGKKHPEYVFDREIERGTELVYKPNWREDDDFVQCCYMDNRLGVWNALQVAQTLEHGVIAFSCWEEHGGGSVGYLAKFIYEQWGVTQNLISDITWVTDGVKHGEGVAISMRDSGIPRRSYLNKIIALAEESGIPFQLEVEGAGGSDGNQLQHSPFPMDWLFIGAPEDHVHSANEKVHKKDIEAMVQLYQYLMQKL, encoded by the coding sequence AGAACATCAATCTACTTGGAAAACGCAACCTGAAATCTTTCATGGTGATGGTTTTCAAGATTGTATTGTCTTAAAATTTGGTACTCCTAGAACCGCTATATATGCACACATGGATTCTATTGGTTTTACAGTTAAATATGGAAAGGAACTGGTAAAAATCGGTGGTCCTGTTTTGGAAGAGGGTACTGTTCTTATTGGTGAAGATCGCCATGGTAAGATTGAAGCAGAATTGGTTGTTATAGAGGATGAAAATGGTAAAAAACATCCTGAATATGTTTTTGATCGAGAAATTGAGCGTGGAACCGAATTGGTTTATAAGCCGAATTGGAGAGAAGATGATGATTTTGTTCAATGTTGCTATATGGACAACCGTTTAGGGGTATGGAATGCTTTACAAGTTGCTCAAACACTTGAACATGGTGTGATTGCTTTCTCATGCTGGGAAGAACATGGAGGAGGAAGTGTTGGTTATTTGGCTAAATTCATTTATGAGCAATGGGGAGTTACCCAAAATTTAATTTCTGACATTACTTGGGTTACTGATGGAGTAAAACATGGAGAGGGTGTTGCCATTTCAATGCGTGACTCTGGGATTCCAAGAAGAAGTTATTTGAATAAAATTATCGCTCTGGCTGAAGAAAGCGGTATTCCTTTCCAATTAGAAGTGGAAGGTGCTGGTGGTTCTGATGGTAATCAACTACAGCATTCTCCTTTTCCTATGGACTGGTTGTTTATTGGAGCTCCAGAAGACCATGTTCATTCAGCTAACGAAAAAGTCCATAAAAAAGACATTGAGGCTATGGTTCAACTCTATCAATATTTGATGCAAAAATTATAA